GAGGTGGAAACGGCTTGTGAGTACTGAGCGCGTGTGGAGGGCGGGGCCGGCGTCGGTGGCGTTGATCATCGGGCTGGCGATGATCCTCGCGGGACCTTCATCATTTGCGGCCACCGAAGCGACGATCAGGTTTGTCAACTGGGAGTCGAGCGACCACAATGAGAAACCGTGGCTCGACGACATCGAAGCGCACTTCATGAAAGACAACCCCGGTATTCGGATCCAGGACGAGCCCGTCGACTTTTCGGGTCACCTTCACCAACTGGTGACGGAGTGCGCGGCCGGGAATTGCCCCGACGTCGCCGAAGGACAAGGGAACGATCTCGCGAGCCTCTCCAGCGCAAAGCTGCTGGAATCCCTCGACGCGTACGACAAATCCTTCTTCGACAGCCTCAACCCAGCGACCGTCAGCCGCGTCAAATTCAACGGCCACCTCTACGGGATGCCGTGGGGCTTCGACCCCCTCGGCTTCCTCTATAACAAGGAACTCATGAAAAAGATCGGCCTGCCCCCGAATCCTCCCAAGACGATTGCCGAGGCGATGCGGGCTATCGCTACCGCGAAACAATACGACCCCAACATCCTCGGCATCGGCATCGACACGACGCTGCGGGACTTCGGACTTGATGCGGAATGGCCCTACATGCACGCGTTCGGAGCCGAGCCGATCAAGAATGGGAAGCCCGCCGCCGATACCCCGCAGATGCGCGCCTACTTGGAGTGGGTCCGTACGCTCGTGAAGAACGGCTACACACAGCCGGGGAAGAAGATGGGACAATTCCGGATCTTCGCCGCCCAAGGGCGTCTGTTGTTCCTGGAGGACGGCCCCTACTTCAAGAGCGTCGTGCAGGGGATGAACAAAGAGCTGACAGACGAGAAATTGTATGCCACGTGGGGAGTCGCGCCCATTCCCGGCGGTCCCGCGAATGGGCCGTCGGCGGGGTCGTCCGATCATCAGACGGTGGTGTTCGCAAGCTCAAAGAACAAAGCGGCCGCGTTGAAATTCATG
The bacterium genome window above contains:
- a CDS encoding sugar ABC transporter substrate-binding protein, whose translation is MRWKRLVSTERVWRAGPASVALIIGLAMILAGPSSFAATEATIRFVNWESSDHNEKPWLDDIEAHFMKDNPGIRIQDEPVDFSGHLHQLVTECAAGNCPDVAEGQGNDLASLSSAKLLESLDAYDKSFFDSLNPATVSRVKFNGHLYGMPWGFDPLGFLYNKELMKKIGLPPNPPKTIAEAMRAIATAKQYDPNILGIGIDTTLRDFGLDAEWPYMHAFGAEPIKNGKPAADTPQMRAYLEWVRTLVKNGYTQPGKKMGQFRIFAAQGRLLFLEDGPYFKSVVQGMNKELTDEKLYATWGVAPIPGGPANGPSAGSSDHQTVVFASSKNKAAALKFMRYLVSDEYAIRKFLLLNGDLPAVQGIERKIAELNNPIALGFFKIASLVVVPPYGPKYEEAYPPVMSNIQRTYSTTDSAADIARAMQTQLLQVYAK